The Thermoplasmata archaeon genome window below encodes:
- a CDS encoding HAD family hydrolase, translating to MEVDRTAIRAVLFDLGGTLIDERDYAGWTELARHLYIEFDPEDLAHAFAEVERETDTPERVTHVEFWQRTLERASGREVSVPVAEKFVHDWGARLEGSARPLRLFSDARRCLELLAAEHREMGVVSNSRSEESVREILTNAGILHHFACIVSSGTERVAKPNPELFHRAVSRMGVRPDQSLYVGNLAYTDAKAAAAAGLHSVWLHRDGTGFGDDPPEITSLLEVPIVVRQLEERPPS from the coding sequence ATGGAGGTGGACCGCACGGCGATCCGGGCCGTGCTCTTCGATCTGGGCGGCACGCTGATCGACGAGCGCGACTACGCGGGCTGGACCGAGCTCGCGCGCCATCTCTATATCGAGTTCGATCCGGAGGACCTCGCGCACGCCTTCGCCGAGGTCGAGCGAGAGACGGACACTCCCGAACGGGTCACGCACGTCGAGTTCTGGCAGCGTACCCTCGAGCGCGCGAGCGGACGGGAAGTGAGCGTCCCGGTCGCCGAGAAGTTCGTGCACGACTGGGGAGCGAGGCTGGAGGGGAGTGCGCGGCCCCTCCGTCTGTTCTCCGACGCCCGACGCTGTCTCGAGCTCCTCGCCGCCGAGCACCGGGAGATGGGCGTCGTGTCGAACTCGCGCAGCGAGGAGAGCGTTCGAGAGATCCTAACGAACGCTGGGATCCTCCATCATTTCGCGTGCATCGTCTCCTCGGGCACCGAACGGGTGGCGAAACCGAACCCGGAGCTGTTCCACCGGGCCGTGAGCCGCATGGGGGTGCGCCCCGACCAATCGTTGTACGTGGGAAACCTAGCCTACACCGACGCCAAGGCCGCGGCGGCGGCCGGGCTCCACTCGGTGTGGCTCCACCGGGACGGAACCGGGTTCGGGGACGATCCGCCCGAGATCACGTCGCTCCTCGAGGTCCCCATCGTCGTGCGGCAGCTCGAGGAGCGCCCTCCGTCGTAG
- a CDS encoding NusA-like transcription termination signal-binding factor, with translation MPEITLDNETIAYIRLFEEATGAQVKDCLEAEDKRIFLIPPEDLRKAIGPGGVLVERLKTMLKKEIVVVEYSDDPARLALNVFYPYHPIKVEFAPKERGRHVTVTVDPVWKARAIGKQGKQLKIARAILVRHTDIVSVSVA, from the coding sequence ATGCCGGAGATCACGCTCGACAACGAGACGATCGCCTACATCCGTCTCTTCGAGGAGGCGACGGGCGCCCAGGTCAAGGACTGCCTCGAGGCCGAGGACAAGCGGATCTTCCTGATCCCCCCGGAGGATCTGCGCAAGGCGATCGGGCCCGGCGGGGTGCTGGTCGAGCGCCTGAAGACGATGCTCAAGAAGGAGATCGTGGTCGTCGAGTACTCGGACGATCCGGCCCGGCTCGCGCTCAACGTGTTCTACCCGTACCATCCGATCAAGGTCGAGTTCGCGCCGAAGGAGCGGGGCCGGCACGTGACGGTGACGGTCGATCCGGTCTGGAAGGCCCGCGCGATTGGCAAGCAAGGCAAGCAGCTCAAGATCGCCCGCGCGATCTTGGTCCGGCACACTGACATCGTCAGCGTCTCCGTGGCGTAG
- a CDS encoding 50S ribosomal protein L30e, which translates to MDLAHALKVALETGTVRIGVTETRAAAESKKARLVIVATSCPDEALRTGRKIGSAPIYHYEGTAVDLGQACGRPHPISAMAILDPGSSAILTLETG; encoded by the coding sequence ATGGATCTCGCCCACGCGCTGAAGGTCGCGCTCGAGACCGGCACCGTCCGCATCGGGGTGACCGAGACCCGGGCCGCCGCCGAATCCAAGAAGGCCCGGCTCGTGATCGTAGCTACCAGCTGCCCGGACGAGGCGCTCCGGACCGGTCGCAAGATCGGCTCCGCTCCGATCTATCACTACGAAGGCACCGCGGTCGACCTCGGCCAGGCCTGCGGTCGACCCCACCCGATCAGCGCGATGGCGATCCTCGATCCGGGATCGAGCGCGATCCTCACCCTCGAAACCGGTTAG